One window from the genome of Cryptosporangium phraense encodes:
- a CDS encoding pyridoxal phosphate-dependent aminotransferase, protein MKHSVDMGMFRQGNHSPSYATLARSMGSDAKDLSDFCIPCNPYFPTPEMFAELSAKLETILKYYPTDAGAITGQLASLLQMPPQTIAMGNGSTELITWIDHLLIRESMATPVPTFGRWTDQSLETGKRVDMFQLPEAGGFALDIDAYVEFIRERGSRVAVVCNPNNPDGNYIPRWEVLRFVDSLADRDLVVVDESFIDFVDAEHRPSIAQDAMLRHNVVVLKSLGKNFGLHGIRFGYVVGNPALVKKIGSRLPKWNLNSLAEAVVFMLRDHLAEYRESLRLLARDRYEMINELRRIPGMQVFPSQGNFVLVKLPAEVEGPRLRDYLLERHGVLIRECGNKLGITSQFVRLVVRPRADTERLLNGIRSYLTSSFSESLDGASAMDMASRFSEPSGVMTGSHSILTDDPLGDRVVPLMGDGRMSRAR, encoded by the coding sequence GTGAAGCATTCAGTGGACATGGGAATGTTCCGCCAGGGGAACCACAGCCCGTCCTACGCAACCCTCGCCCGCAGCATGGGTTCCGACGCCAAGGATCTCTCCGACTTCTGCATCCCGTGCAACCCGTACTTCCCGACGCCGGAGATGTTCGCCGAACTCTCGGCCAAGCTCGAGACGATCCTCAAGTACTACCCGACCGACGCCGGGGCGATCACCGGCCAGCTCGCCAGCCTGCTCCAGATGCCACCGCAGACGATCGCGATGGGCAACGGCTCCACCGAGCTCATCACCTGGATCGACCACCTGCTGATCCGCGAGAGCATGGCCACCCCGGTCCCGACGTTCGGCCGCTGGACCGACCAGTCGCTCGAGACCGGCAAGCGCGTCGACATGTTCCAGCTGCCCGAGGCGGGCGGTTTCGCGCTCGACATCGACGCGTACGTCGAGTTCATCCGGGAGCGCGGGTCGCGGGTCGCGGTCGTCTGCAACCCGAACAACCCGGACGGGAACTACATCCCGCGCTGGGAGGTCCTCCGGTTCGTGGACTCGCTGGCCGACCGCGACCTCGTCGTGGTCGACGAGTCCTTCATCGACTTCGTCGACGCCGAACATCGCCCGAGCATCGCCCAGGACGCGATGCTGCGGCACAACGTCGTCGTGCTGAAGAGCCTGGGCAAGAACTTCGGGCTGCACGGGATCCGGTTCGGGTACGTGGTCGGCAACCCGGCTCTGGTCAAGAAGATCGGGTCGCGGCTGCCGAAGTGGAACCTCAACTCGCTGGCCGAGGCCGTCGTGTTCATGCTCCGCGACCACCTGGCCGAATACCGGGAGAGCCTGCGCCTGCTGGCCCGCGACCGCTACGAGATGATCAACGAGCTGCGCCGGATCCCCGGTATGCAGGTGTTCCCGTCGCAGGGCAACTTCGTGCTGGTGAAGCTGCCGGCCGAGGTCGAGGGCCCACGACTGCGCGACTACCTCCTCGAGCGGCACGGCGTGCTGATCCGCGAGTGCGGCAACAAGCTGGGCATCACCAGCCAGTTCGTCCGGCTCGTCGTCCGGCCGCGGGCCGACACCGAGCGGCTGCTCAACGGCATCCGCAGCTACCTGACCTCGTCGTTCTCCGAGTCGCTGGACGGCGCCTCGGCGATGGACATGGCCAGCCGCTTCTCCGAGCCCTCCGGCGTGATGACCGGCTCCCACTCCATCCTCACCGACGACCCGCTCGGCGACCGCGTGGTCCCGCTCATGGGTGACGGCCGGATGTCCCGCGCCCGTTAG
- a CDS encoding ABC transporter permease — MTDLRWASRIAVVLGVVVAVFLLAPLLVILPVAFSADSFLVFPPQQWSARWFGEVLGDPAWRDALGLSARIALGAAALATVAGTCAAFALRRLRRGGRALRTVLVAPLVVPQLVLALGLYLAVDDLGGRAGLGTLLVGQAVLATPIVYLSVAAGLSGVDPALARAGLSLGHSWPSVLLRIELPLVARSVVGAAVLAFGLCFDESVLAYYLSPPGQETLPTRIWLDAGQSASPAIAAVSALIIGFAVVLLGLSVVVRRRR, encoded by the coding sequence GTGACTGACCTGCGCTGGGCCAGCCGGATCGCGGTGGTGCTAGGCGTCGTCGTCGCGGTGTTCCTGCTGGCCCCGCTGCTGGTGATCCTGCCGGTCGCGTTCAGCGCCGACTCGTTCCTGGTGTTCCCGCCGCAGCAGTGGTCGGCGCGCTGGTTCGGCGAGGTGCTCGGCGATCCGGCCTGGCGGGACGCGCTGGGGCTCTCGGCGCGGATCGCGCTGGGGGCGGCCGCGCTGGCCACGGTGGCCGGGACCTGTGCGGCGTTCGCGCTCCGCCGGCTCCGGCGCGGCGGCCGGGCCCTGCGCACGGTGCTGGTGGCTCCGCTGGTGGTTCCGCAGCTGGTCCTGGCGCTGGGGCTGTACCTCGCGGTTGACGACCTGGGCGGGCGAGCGGGGCTGGGCACGCTGCTGGTCGGGCAGGCCGTGCTGGCGACCCCGATCGTCTACCTGTCGGTGGCGGCCGGGCTGTCCGGCGTCGATCCGGCGCTGGCCCGGGCCGGGCTGAGCCTCGGGCACTCCTGGCCGTCGGTGCTGCTCCGGATCGAGCTGCCGCTGGTCGCGCGGAGCGTCGTCGGGGCGGCCGTGCTGGCGTTCGGGCTGTGCTTCGACGAGTCGGTGCTGGCGTACTACCTCTCGCCGCCCGGGCAGGAGACGCTGCCGACCCGGATCTGGCTCGACGCCGGGCAGAGCGCGTCGCCGGCGATCGCGGCGGTGAGCGCGCTGATCATCGGGTTCGCGGTCGTGTTGCTGGGGTTGAGTGTCGTGGTACGGAGGCGGCGTTGA
- a CDS encoding ABC transporter permease: MTRWLLVPPLGLLAIGLIGPLIAVVAAGVAADGPVGMVTGPFSSATFLAAAGRTIWLSALVTLGTVVLGVAYAAALVAAPRRLAAALFGVLFLTFWVSLLVRTFGWVLTLQPAGALDVLAGHQLDLYQTTPGLVPAMIHILLPYLVLPVYADLRGLDAAQLRAARSLGGGEWLTIRSVVLPAIRPGLVAGAVIVFVLSLGFYVTPAFLGGPGGQVVAIVIGTQFGRLTDLGGAAAMGVLLLVATLGLYLLADRFLGIGRSWDAAVGRD; the protein is encoded by the coding sequence GTGACCCGCTGGCTGCTGGTCCCGCCGCTCGGCCTGCTCGCGATCGGGCTGATCGGGCCGCTGATCGCGGTCGTGGCGGCCGGCGTCGCGGCGGACGGCCCGGTCGGGATGGTGACCGGGCCGTTCTCCAGCGCGACGTTCCTGGCCGCGGCCGGCCGGACGATCTGGCTCTCCGCGCTGGTGACGCTCGGCACCGTGGTGCTCGGCGTCGCCTACGCGGCCGCGCTGGTGGCGGCCCCGCGGCGGCTCGCCGCCGCGCTGTTCGGCGTCCTGTTCCTGACGTTCTGGGTGTCGCTGCTGGTCCGGACGTTCGGCTGGGTGCTGACGCTGCAGCCGGCGGGCGCGCTGGACGTGCTGGCCGGGCACCAGCTCGACCTGTACCAGACCACGCCCGGGCTGGTACCGGCGATGATCCACATCCTGCTGCCGTACCTGGTGCTGCCGGTCTACGCGGATCTCCGCGGTCTGGACGCCGCCCAGCTGCGAGCCGCCCGGAGCCTCGGCGGTGGTGAGTGGCTGACGATCCGGTCGGTCGTGCTGCCCGCGATCCGGCCCGGGCTGGTGGCCGGCGCGGTGATCGTGTTCGTCCTGTCGCTCGGCTTCTACGTCACGCCGGCGTTCCTCGGCGGCCCCGGCGGGCAGGTCGTCGCGATCGTGATCGGCACCCAGTTCGGCCGGCTGACCGACCTCGGCGGCGCGGCCGCGATGGGCGTCCTGCTGCTGGTCGCGACGCTGGGGCTGTACCTGCTGGCCGACCGTTTCCTCGGGATAGGACGGTCCTGGGACGCGGCGGTGGGCCGTGACTGA
- a CDS encoding extracellular solute-binding protein has product MPTSRRQFLTRLSLAAGGAALLPSVLAACGGDADSAATPSSAPSGVDAKWPDLRTRQVVVAGFGGETYEVRQKLEFDPFTKLSGARVTQAAWDYGKFTEMVAKPEPEWDMIDFDGYSIAALIEGKTPPGKLADWVRRCDLVDKAYQDYAAGSYAYSVVLGWSTKLATAPTSWADFFDTRKFPGKRAFPKSIYAGTAEIALLADGVPKDKMYPLDLDRAIAKMNTIKKDIIFYDSYAQGQQYMAQGSASMIATANSRMIQLKDSGKPIDWTYQDAILYPWGGFALTQHAPNADAANALIDYLSTPEAQAAVAKNLYLGPTVSAALDLLKPDELAKQPSAPDNVAKQLSVDVPSLAKQDGEYVEKFFAWVGK; this is encoded by the coding sequence TTGCCCACGTCTCGCCGCCAATTCCTGACCCGTCTGTCGTTAGCGGCGGGGGGCGCCGCGCTCCTGCCGTCGGTGCTGGCCGCCTGCGGCGGCGATGCCGACTCGGCCGCGACGCCGTCGAGCGCGCCGTCCGGGGTGGACGCCAAGTGGCCCGACCTGCGCACCCGGCAGGTGGTCGTGGCCGGGTTCGGGGGCGAGACCTACGAGGTCCGGCAGAAGCTCGAGTTCGACCCGTTCACGAAGCTCTCCGGGGCGCGGGTGACGCAGGCCGCCTGGGACTACGGCAAGTTCACCGAGATGGTGGCGAAGCCGGAGCCGGAGTGGGACATGATCGACTTCGACGGCTACTCGATCGCCGCGCTGATCGAGGGCAAGACTCCCCCGGGCAAGCTCGCCGACTGGGTCCGCCGCTGCGATTTGGTCGACAAGGCCTACCAGGACTACGCGGCGGGCAGCTACGCCTACAGCGTCGTGCTCGGCTGGTCGACGAAGCTCGCCACCGCCCCGACGTCCTGGGCCGACTTCTTCGACACCAGGAAGTTCCCCGGCAAGCGGGCGTTCCCGAAGTCGATCTACGCCGGCACGGCCGAGATCGCGCTGCTCGCCGACGGCGTACCCAAGGACAAGATGTACCCGCTCGACCTCGACCGGGCGATCGCGAAGATGAACACGATCAAGAAGGACATCATCTTCTACGACTCCTACGCCCAGGGGCAGCAGTACATGGCCCAGGGCAGCGCGTCGATGATCGCGACCGCGAACAGCCGGATGATCCAGCTCAAAGACAGCGGGAAGCCGATCGACTGGACCTACCAGGACGCGATCCTCTACCCGTGGGGCGGCTTCGCGCTCACCCAGCACGCGCCCAACGCCGACGCGGCGAACGCGCTGATCGACTACCTCTCGACGCCCGAGGCGCAGGCCGCGGTGGCCAAGAACCTGTACCTCGGGCCCACGGTGTCGGCGGCGCTGGACCTGCTGAAGCCGGACGAGCTGGCGAAGCAGCCGAGCGCACCCGACAACGTGGCCAAGCAGCTGTCGGTGGACGTCCCGTCGCTGGCCAAGCAGGACGGTGAGTACGTGGAGAAGTTCTTCGCCTGGGTCGGTAAGTGA
- a CDS encoding Lrp/AsnC family transcriptional regulator → MDTDAFDRALLAQLRQDGRATFEALAQAVGLSRSAVTTRMRRLLDSGLVTIVGVVHPSVFGLTAYAHVGLTVQGPVRPVAEAMATFDEAPFLSVVAGRFSLIAELRCADQPALAATIRRVAALPGVRRVETGIYTEIRKDTHFPPVPYHETPIDDVDRGLLAELRHDGRATFEALAQTVGLSTSAARSRVLRLLESGAVHVGARVSARAWGAPLLTGFEVTLGGDPAPVARVLEDLPQIQYLATAVGRADVICTAVTYDADETLRLLEDVRGLPGVLGLEAWTHLDVVKEQY, encoded by the coding sequence ATGGACACCGACGCGTTCGACCGCGCGCTGTTGGCGCAGCTGCGCCAGGACGGCCGGGCCACGTTCGAGGCGCTCGCCCAGGCGGTCGGGCTCTCCCGCTCCGCGGTCACCACCCGGATGCGACGGCTGCTCGACAGCGGCCTGGTGACGATCGTCGGCGTCGTGCATCCGTCGGTGTTCGGCCTCACGGCCTATGCGCACGTCGGGCTCACCGTGCAGGGTCCGGTGCGCCCCGTCGCCGAGGCCATGGCGACGTTCGACGAGGCGCCGTTCCTCTCGGTGGTGGCCGGACGGTTCTCGCTCATCGCCGAACTGCGGTGCGCCGACCAGCCGGCGCTGGCGGCCACGATCCGGCGGGTCGCCGCGCTGCCCGGCGTCCGGCGGGTGGAGACCGGGATCTACACCGAGATCCGCAAGGACACGCACTTCCCGCCCGTCCCGTACCACGAGACCCCGATCGACGACGTCGATCGGGGTCTGCTGGCCGAGCTGCGCCACGACGGACGGGCGACGTTCGAAGCGCTCGCGCAGACGGTCGGGCTCTCGACGAGCGCGGCGCGCAGCCGCGTGCTGCGGCTGCTGGAGTCCGGGGCGGTGCACGTCGGCGCCCGGGTCAGCGCGCGCGCCTGGGGCGCTCCGCTGCTGACCGGCTTCGAGGTGACGCTCGGCGGTGACCCGGCTCCGGTGGCCCGGGTGCTCGAGGACCTACCGCAGATCCAGTACCTGGCCACCGCCGTGGGGCGCGCTGACGTCATCTGCACCGCGGTCACCTACGACGCCGACGAGACGCTCCGGCTGCTCGAGGACGTCCGGGGCCTGCCGGGGGTTCTCGGGCTCGAGGCCTGGACCCATCTCGACGTCGTCAAGGAGCAGTACTAA